The following coding sequences are from one Paraburkholderia caballeronis window:
- a CDS encoding GlxA family transcriptional regulator gives MTTIAILIFPGVQALDVTGPLDVFAEANRFLLPHERFELEILGTEDGQIRCSNGLDIRAHRLYATAPAQYDLLLVAGGPVLPGAKFDESLYAWLRDAAERCAGIGSICNGAFVLARAGLLDGRRVTTHWNDAAALALECPSAILCADHLYVQDGKLVTSAGVTAGIDMSLYLLARERGRELALNVAKRLLLFSHRAGGQSQFSPYLTPYVEPTSAVAQVQQYVLAHLREDLSLAVLASVANMSVRNLTRVFARDAQTNPSDFVESARLDAARVLLETTGQPVKTIAYECGFGDAHRMRAVFRRRLGLSPQEYRAHFLEPAARSAQS, from the coding sequence ATGACCACCATCGCCATCCTGATCTTCCCGGGCGTGCAGGCGCTCGACGTCACCGGGCCGCTCGACGTGTTCGCGGAAGCGAACCGGTTTCTTCTTCCGCACGAACGTTTCGAACTGGAAATTCTCGGCACCGAGGACGGCCAGATCCGCTGTTCGAACGGGCTCGACATCCGCGCGCATCGCCTGTACGCCACCGCACCCGCGCAATACGACCTGCTGCTGGTCGCCGGCGGCCCGGTGCTGCCCGGCGCGAAGTTCGACGAGTCGCTGTACGCATGGCTGCGCGACGCCGCCGAGCGCTGCGCGGGCATCGGCTCGATCTGCAACGGCGCGTTCGTGCTCGCGCGCGCTGGGCTGCTGGACGGCCGGCGCGTGACGACGCACTGGAACGACGCGGCGGCCCTCGCGCTCGAATGCCCGTCCGCGATCCTGTGCGCCGACCATCTATACGTGCAGGACGGCAAGCTCGTGACGTCCGCCGGCGTGACGGCCGGCATCGACATGAGCCTGTATCTGCTCGCGCGCGAACGCGGCCGCGAACTGGCGTTGAACGTCGCGAAACGGCTGCTGCTGTTCAGCCATCGCGCGGGCGGCCAGTCGCAGTTCAGCCCGTATCTGACGCCGTACGTCGAGCCGACGTCAGCCGTCGCGCAGGTCCAGCAATACGTGCTTGCGCATCTGCGCGAGGATCTGTCGCTCGCGGTGCTCGCGAGCGTCGCGAACATGAGCGTGCGCAATCTGACGCGCGTGTTCGCGCGCGACGCGCAGACGAATCCGTCCGACTTCGTCGAAAGCGCGCGGCTCGACGCCGCGCGCGTGCTGCTGGAAACGACCGGGCAACCGGTCAAGACGATCGCGTATGAATGCGGCTTCGGCGACGCGCACCGGATGCGCGCGGTGTTCCGGCGACGCCTCGGGCTGTCGCCGCAGGAATATCGCGCGCATTTTCTCGAACCGGCCGCGCGCTCCGCTCAATCGTAG
- a CDS encoding CHAT domain-containing protein, whose translation MDVQQDAAQSAGAGGTGAESDADVAGAADLAAESSDAKGVTDVGVAPSMRAEAPPSSAESIEIETATAAASATTLPAPTRGLSLGQTRPAGASADRGAPLKVEVVNANLRFVEEPVLVGHYRGSVLAGAEAVLDWLLGSAMSTSIRLGRYPQELKAQQIFVNAPVDRTNPLRDVPRPKGVVVAGLGDEGHLRVSGLATAVRLGVIAWAQHLAEAARTLDGTPPPPPFELAATLIGSGGTGMTPGLAARSVAEGVYEANRLLKAAGWPQVEQLSLVELFLDRATEAWRSLQLLSKTSPGCYEVRGYVRGGPGALLRPLDSSYRGADFDLFTASTQIDEDGGASIVYTLDTRRARTEVRAVAAQGRLLQELVSVASSNTGNDDSIGRTLFKLLVPVEMRPFLDGASEMQLELDAGTAGIPWELLDSRRDADSAGGDHKPWAIRAKLLRKLRTQEFRRQVDETGRRAPILLIGDPSSDDPRYPLLPGARREVREVAALLQGSLGNTRGVTALVGATDTERGPDARQIVVRLLDNDWSVVHIAGHGQPAMDRAAAAAVAANRAVAAAAAARGGGAFVGGAGAMNGAAFNGGANAAAGAALNGANGGGQGAGPYGSYGPYGPYSPYGGYGLQATPETASRAGGVVLSNGTFLGADEFAKMQRVPELVFINCCYLARSDPGSLLNAEPPPSIHRPYFAASVADALIRIGVRCVVAAGWAVDDDAASKFATSFYRALLDGRRFVDAVAVAREAAWTPANNTWAAYQCYGDPDWCLHERTGPDESQADEHAQRDDDAALAADYACIASSHGLLIALEQIQTELRVNSADVAASVRRLRFLHRNYATTPPYWGRMGAVAEAFATAWKEAGSLEQAVEFYRQALAANDCTATMYAAEQLIRSQVRLALQRVRTASASGSAALLQPAVDAARKLLCAALASLAQLVAMFPTMDRLSLCGAVSKRLAMIERHAGCRDAEVAAIAQAMGHYQAAEAAGVASDNGDVYYVRINRCAAELVSHLAAAQAGDYAADWTRIVDALPERVSAEPDFWSRAARSEVWIFQCVAERTLALNSALIALDLMQLQRRLPAAAYWMSVYDHCDFVLSEYARRAEPPEADAARSLLANLEAWAAPVPVGGA comes from the coding sequence GTGGACGTCCAGCAAGACGCGGCGCAGTCCGCCGGGGCGGGCGGCACGGGCGCGGAAAGCGACGCGGACGTCGCGGGCGCGGCCGACCTCGCGGCCGAATCGTCAGACGCGAAAGGCGTGACCGACGTCGGCGTCGCGCCTTCGATGCGGGCCGAAGCGCCGCCGTCGTCCGCCGAATCCATCGAGATTGAAACCGCGACCGCCGCCGCTTCGGCCACCACGCTCCCCGCCCCGACTCGCGGGCTGTCGCTTGGCCAGACCAGACCCGCCGGCGCGTCCGCCGACCGCGGCGCGCCGCTGAAGGTCGAGGTCGTCAACGCGAACCTGCGTTTCGTCGAGGAGCCGGTGCTCGTCGGCCACTATCGCGGCAGCGTGCTCGCCGGCGCGGAAGCGGTGCTCGACTGGCTGCTAGGCAGCGCGATGAGCACGTCGATCCGGCTCGGCCGTTATCCGCAGGAACTGAAGGCGCAGCAGATCTTCGTGAACGCGCCGGTCGATCGCACCAATCCGCTGCGCGACGTGCCGCGCCCGAAAGGCGTCGTGGTCGCCGGCCTCGGCGACGAAGGGCATCTGCGCGTGAGCGGGCTCGCGACCGCCGTGCGGCTTGGCGTGATCGCGTGGGCGCAGCATCTCGCGGAGGCCGCGCGCACGCTCGACGGCACGCCGCCGCCGCCGCCGTTCGAACTCGCGGCGACGCTGATCGGCAGCGGCGGCACCGGCATGACGCCGGGCCTCGCCGCGCGTTCGGTCGCGGAAGGCGTGTACGAGGCCAACCGGCTGCTGAAGGCGGCCGGCTGGCCGCAGGTGGAGCAACTGAGTCTGGTCGAACTGTTTCTCGACCGCGCGACCGAGGCGTGGCGCTCGCTGCAACTGTTGAGCAAGACGTCGCCGGGCTGCTACGAGGTGCGCGGCTACGTGCGCGGCGGGCCGGGCGCGCTGCTGCGGCCGCTCGATTCGAGTTATCGCGGCGCGGACTTCGACCTCTTCACCGCGTCGACGCAGATCGACGAGGACGGCGGCGCGTCGATCGTCTATACGCTCGACACGCGCCGCGCGCGCACCGAAGTGCGCGCGGTCGCCGCGCAGGGGCGGCTGTTGCAGGAACTGGTCAGCGTCGCGTCGTCGAACACCGGCAACGACGACAGCATCGGCCGCACGCTGTTCAAGCTGCTGGTGCCGGTCGAGATGCGGCCGTTCCTCGACGGCGCGAGCGAGATGCAGCTCGAACTCGACGCGGGCACGGCCGGCATTCCGTGGGAACTGCTCGACAGCCGCCGCGACGCGGACAGCGCCGGCGGCGATCACAAGCCATGGGCGATCCGCGCGAAGCTGCTGCGCAAGCTGCGCACCCAGGAGTTCCGCCGCCAGGTGGACGAGACCGGCCGCCGCGCGCCGATCCTGCTGATCGGCGACCCGTCGTCGGACGATCCGCGTTATCCGCTGCTGCCCGGCGCGCGGCGCGAAGTGCGCGAGGTCGCGGCGCTGTTGCAGGGCAGCCTGGGCAACACGCGCGGCGTGACCGCGCTGGTCGGCGCGACCGACACCGAACGCGGGCCGGACGCGCGGCAGATCGTCGTGAGGCTGCTCGACAACGACTGGAGCGTGGTGCACATCGCCGGGCATGGACAGCCGGCGATGGATCGCGCGGCGGCCGCGGCCGTCGCCGCGAACCGCGCGGTGGCGGCGGCCGCGGCCGCGCGTGGCGGCGGCGCGTTCGTCGGCGGCGCGGGCGCGATGAACGGCGCGGCGTTCAACGGCGGTGCGAATGCGGCGGCCGGCGCGGCGCTCAACGGCGCGAACGGCGGCGGCCAGGGAGCGGGTCCATACGGATCCTACGGACCGTATGGACCCTACAGTCCTTACGGCGGCTACGGCCTGCAAGCCACGCCGGAGACCGCGTCGCGCGCGGGCGGCGTCGTGCTGTCGAACGGCACGTTCCTCGGCGCGGACGAATTCGCGAAGATGCAGCGCGTGCCGGAACTCGTGTTCATCAACTGCTGTTATCTCGCGCGCAGCGATCCGGGGAGCCTGCTGAACGCGGAGCCGCCGCCGTCGATCCATCGGCCGTATTTCGCGGCGAGCGTCGCCGACGCGCTGATCCGGATCGGCGTGCGCTGCGTCGTTGCGGCGGGCTGGGCCGTGGACGACGACGCGGCGTCGAAGTTCGCGACGAGTTTCTATCGTGCGCTGCTCGACGGGCGGCGTTTCGTCGATGCGGTCGCGGTCGCGCGCGAGGCCGCGTGGACGCCGGCGAACAACACGTGGGCCGCGTACCAGTGTTACGGCGACCCGGACTGGTGCCTGCACGAGCGGACCGGACCCGACGAGTCGCAGGCCGACGAGCACGCGCAGCGCGACGACGACGCGGCGCTCGCCGCCGACTACGCGTGCATTGCCTCGTCGCACGGGCTGCTGATCGCGCTCGAACAGATCCAGACCGAACTGCGCGTGAACAGCGCGGACGTCGCCGCGTCGGTGCGGCGCCTGCGGTTCCTGCATCGCAACTATGCGACGACGCCGCCGTACTGGGGGCGCATGGGCGCGGTCGCCGAGGCGTTCGCGACCGCGTGGAAGGAGGCCGGCTCGCTCGAACAGGCGGTCGAGTTCTATCGGCAGGCGCTCGCCGCGAACGACTGCACCGCGACGATGTACGCGGCCGAGCAACTGATCCGCAGCCAGGTGCGGCTCGCGTTGCAGCGCGTGCGGACGGCGTCCGCGAGCGGGTCGGCCGCGCTGCTGCAACCGGCCGTCGATGCCGCGCGCAAGCTGCTGTGCGCGGCGTTGGCGAGCCTCGCGCAACTGGTCGCGATGTTTCCGACGATGGACCGGCTGTCGTTATGCGGCGCGGTCAGCAAGCGGCTCGCGATGATCGAGCGCCATGCCGGCTGCCGCGACGCGGAGGTCGCCGCGATCGCGCAGGCGATGGGCCACTATCAGGCCGCCGAGGCGGCCGGCGTCGCGAGCGACAACGGCGACGTGTATTACGTGCGGATCAACCGCTGCGCGGCGGAGCTGGTTTCGCACCTCGCGGCGGCGCAGGCGGGCGACTACGCGGCGGACTGGACGCGGATCGTCGATGCGCTGCCGGAGCGCGTGAGCGCGGAGCCGGATTTCTGGAGCCGCGCGGCGCGCAGCGAAGTGTGGATCTTCCAGTGCGTCGCGGAGCGCACCCTTGCGCTGAACAGCGCGCTGATCGCGCTGGATCTGATGCAACTGCAACGGCGGCTGCCCGCGGCCGCGTACTGGATGTCCGTGTACGACCACTGCGACTTCGTGCTGTCCGAATACGCGCGGCGCGCGGAGCCGCCCGAGGCGGACGCCGCGCGCTCGCTGCTCGCGAACCTCGAAGCGTGGGCGGCGCCGGTGCCGGTCGGCGGCGCGTGA
- a CDS encoding CHAT domain-containing protein produces the protein MPILDVPGSDIAYFLILFDKDGNERAEADGSLTSGAIAARLNDRANPVTDVFVCSHGWQGDVPAAIDQYNRWIAAMAGCGGDVAAMQAQRAGFNPMVIGLHWPSLPWGMETVPAGAGGLLGIGGGASPDADIDALAEQFGDTDADTTREALGRIFGYAQTATATALPASVLDDFAALFNASGLRTGSAGGRPGADQDGFDPQQIVNRVAKDEAAAASAAGAAVAVAATAAAVATGTPGTAGTAAAATTGLLGIGDKIRDAVLAPLRQLSFWTMKDRARRFGESGAHALLVAMQDAAPAARFHLMGHSFGCIVASGMVAGGGAVALRRPVDSLMLVQGALSLWSYADDVPFAPGKPGYFQRIVMNGLVRGPIVTTRSKYDTAVGRFYPLGAAVKDQYLLGEGSFPKYGGVGAFGLQGVAHAVDQAIAASGAPYEFGAARVVNLEASDVIRNGDGAAGAHSDIAHPEVAHAFWSAALAGDAGQGRTLAASVDGAFGFDVPATVAVPVGVGAGAAAGVGAGGTFAGVGSGPKRGGLLGIDDGSDATAAPAAGGGFAFEAPPAAAAPPPPPAATPATPAAPSSAFQQAGVEGPPRWINASFDDLAPGDPLVKGNWYTLGFGVDVKQLPASAGASSPFVEQGVFAPDAHDVVLTVQLDTDDFDTSGHTAPMRVPRAGKGYTKARFDLSPRHDGPCALTATVLKDGQFIQQLALTFVAGAAGAGAQTDVETRGRALGGVAVLQPRDLSLQIYPAGNGYECVLCGAVATHVRLPVNAGLIDAYIRDARSNLMQVVMYQDPASGYVFQSGIDIPQSALDAALPVMAQAGALLMITLFDGPGAGDDVRAVGNALRQLGTQPDVRLKIQIVAETLPVPWPLLYLGDASGAVPLSWDNFLGMRHVIEQIPLQNPMTVMEPQIASAPSLNVSLNFHEGIDAAMGVDVVAAQRAFWKGRSGTTITDRTKRADFINALRQAETPDQILYLYCHAVSTNLTDPVGPGGSKLELTDQLISLNDLKLGAPSSARLAGKPLVFINACESAEMSPTFYDGFAPYFMDKGARGVIGTECKTPALFAKEWALRFFDRFLGGETLGETVLALRREFLERHRNPLGLLYAVHCDADTAIRPALPGVAVPAATTATTGAAGAAGVATAAGATGVAGVAGG, from the coding sequence ATGCCGATACTCGACGTTCCCGGCAGCGACATCGCGTATTTCCTGATCCTGTTCGACAAGGACGGCAACGAGCGCGCGGAGGCGGACGGTTCCCTGACGAGCGGCGCGATCGCCGCGCGGCTTAATGATCGCGCGAATCCGGTCACCGACGTGTTCGTTTGCAGCCACGGCTGGCAGGGCGACGTGCCGGCCGCGATCGATCAGTACAACCGCTGGATCGCGGCGATGGCCGGCTGCGGCGGCGACGTCGCCGCAATGCAGGCGCAGCGCGCGGGTTTCAATCCGATGGTGATCGGGCTGCACTGGCCGAGCCTGCCGTGGGGCATGGAGACGGTGCCGGCCGGCGCGGGCGGTCTGCTCGGAATCGGCGGCGGCGCGTCGCCGGACGCGGACATCGACGCGCTAGCGGAGCAGTTCGGCGATACCGATGCCGACACGACCCGCGAAGCCTTGGGCCGGATCTTCGGCTATGCGCAGACGGCGACCGCGACGGCGCTGCCCGCCTCGGTTCTCGACGATTTCGCCGCGTTGTTCAACGCGTCCGGGCTGCGCACCGGCAGCGCGGGCGGACGGCCCGGCGCGGACCAGGACGGCTTCGACCCGCAGCAGATCGTGAACCGCGTCGCGAAGGACGAGGCCGCCGCCGCGAGCGCGGCCGGCGCGGCGGTGGCCGTCGCGGCGACGGCGGCGGCCGTGGCGACCGGCACGCCCGGCACGGCCGGCACCGCGGCCGCGGCAACGACCGGGCTGCTCGGCATCGGCGACAAGATCCGGGACGCGGTGCTCGCGCCGCTGCGTCAACTGTCGTTCTGGACCATGAAGGATCGCGCGCGCCGCTTCGGCGAAAGCGGCGCGCACGCGCTGCTGGTCGCGATGCAGGACGCCGCGCCGGCCGCGCGTTTTCATCTGATGGGGCATAGCTTCGGCTGCATCGTCGCGTCGGGAATGGTCGCGGGCGGCGGGGCCGTCGCGCTGCGCCGTCCGGTCGATTCGCTGATGCTCGTGCAGGGCGCGTTGTCGCTGTGGTCGTATGCGGACGACGTGCCGTTCGCGCCCGGCAAGCCCGGTTATTTCCAGCGCATCGTGATGAACGGGCTGGTGCGCGGGCCGATCGTCACGACGCGCTCGAAGTACGACACGGCGGTCGGCCGCTTTTATCCGCTCGGCGCGGCGGTGAAGGACCAGTACCTGCTCGGCGAAGGCAGTTTTCCGAAGTACGGCGGCGTCGGCGCGTTCGGGCTGCAGGGCGTCGCCCATGCGGTGGACCAGGCCATCGCGGCCAGCGGCGCGCCGTACGAGTTCGGCGCGGCCCGCGTGGTCAATCTCGAAGCGAGCGACGTGATCCGCAACGGCGACGGAGCGGCCGGCGCGCATAGCGACATCGCGCATCCGGAAGTCGCGCACGCGTTCTGGTCGGCCGCGCTCGCGGGCGACGCCGGGCAGGGGCGGACGCTTGCGGCGTCGGTCGATGGAGCGTTCGGGTTCGATGTGCCGGCAACGGTTGCGGTGCCGGTTGGGGTCGGCGCAGGGGCGGCTGCCGGCGTTGGCGCAGGCGGCACATTCGCTGGCGTGGGCAGCGGCCCGAAGCGCGGCGGCCTGCTCGGCATCGACGACGGGTCTGACGCGACAGCGGCTCCAGCGGCAGGCGGCGGTTTCGCATTCGAAGCGCCGCCCGCCGCCGCTGCTCCGCCACCGCCGCCGGCGGCAACACCGGCCACGCCGGCCGCTCCCAGCAGCGCATTCCAGCAGGCCGGCGTGGAAGGCCCGCCGCGCTGGATCAACGCGAGCTTCGACGACCTCGCGCCCGGCGATCCGCTCGTGAAGGGCAACTGGTACACGCTCGGCTTCGGCGTCGACGTGAAGCAGTTGCCGGCGTCGGCGGGCGCGTCGTCGCCGTTCGTCGAACAGGGCGTGTTCGCGCCGGACGCGCACGACGTCGTGCTGACCGTGCAGCTCGACACCGACGACTTCGACACGTCCGGCCACACCGCGCCGATGCGCGTGCCGCGCGCGGGCAAGGGCTACACGAAGGCGCGCTTCGACCTGTCGCCGCGCCACGACGGTCCGTGCGCGTTGACCGCGACGGTCCTGAAGGACGGCCAGTTCATCCAGCAACTGGCGCTGACGTTCGTCGCCGGCGCAGCCGGCGCGGGCGCGCAAACGGACGTCGAGACGCGCGGCCGCGCGCTCGGCGGCGTCGCGGTGTTGCAGCCGCGCGACCTGAGCCTGCAGATCTATCCAGCCGGCAACGGCTACGAATGCGTGTTGTGCGGCGCGGTCGCGACGCACGTGCGGCTGCCGGTGAACGCCGGCCTGATCGACGCGTACATCCGCGACGCGCGCAGCAACCTGATGCAGGTCGTGATGTACCAGGACCCGGCGAGCGGCTACGTGTTCCAGAGCGGCATCGACATTCCGCAGTCCGCGCTCGACGCGGCGTTGCCGGTGATGGCGCAGGCGGGCGCGCTGCTGATGATTACGCTGTTCGACGGCCCCGGCGCGGGCGACGACGTGCGCGCGGTCGGCAACGCGCTGCGCCAGCTCGGCACGCAGCCGGACGTCCGCCTGAAGATCCAGATCGTTGCGGAGACGCTGCCGGTGCCGTGGCCGCTGCTGTATCTCGGCGACGCGAGCGGCGCGGTGCCGCTCAGCTGGGACAACTTCCTCGGCATGCGCCACGTGATCGAGCAGATCCCGTTGCAGAATCCGATGACGGTGATGGAGCCGCAGATCGCGAGCGCGCCGAGCCTGAACGTGAGCCTCAATTTCCACGAGGGGATCGACGCGGCGATGGGGGTGGACGTCGTCGCCGCGCAGCGCGCGTTCTGGAAGGGGCGCAGCGGCACGACGATCACGGACCGCACGAAGCGCGCGGACTTCATCAACGCGCTGCGGCAGGCCGAAACGCCGGACCAGATCCTGTACCTGTACTGCCATGCCGTGTCGACGAATCTGACCGATCCGGTCGGCCCCGGCGGATCGAAGCTCGAACTGACCGATCAACTGATCAGCCTGAACGACCTGAAGCTCGGCGCGCCGTCGTCCGCGCGGCTCGCGGGCAAGCCGCTCGTGTTCATCAACGCGTGCGAATCGGCGGAAATGTCGCCGACGTTCTACGACGGTTTCGCGCCTTATTTCATGGACAAAGGCGCGCGCGGCGTGATCGGAACCGAATGCAAGACGCCCGCGCTGTTCGCAAAGGAATGGGCGCTGCGGTTCTTCGATCGTTTCCTCGGCGGCGAAACGCTCGGCGAAACGGTGCTCGCGCTGCGGCGCGAGTTCCTCGAACGGCATCGCAATCCGCTCGGCCTGCTGTACGCGGTGCATTGCGATGCGGACACGGCGATCCGGCCCGCGCTGCCGGGTGTCGCGGTGCCGGCGGCTACGACGGCTACGACGGGCGCGGCGGGCGCGGCGGGCGTGGCCACGGCGGCCGGCGCAACGGGTGTCGCCGGCGTGGCGGGAGGCTGA
- a CDS encoding methyl-accepting chemotaxis protein has protein sequence MTIKLKLQILMFVTLVAIAGGIVVTALGFRSVDEAQAAAHRRETQVRGLTEIKASALSTVELDAASDDTKHIFSDAEQNIAKWSDVIAPLFASPEQQERLRTLRAQWAGYDDKSRQLMTLAANDPKTAEEKVVDLYHSDFEPMRASIESIIGEASRRGQVAADTAERTSRNAVLTVVIVLGVVLVVVVGWIFVLSRSIQRSVAGIERTLEAASAALDLTKRAPVFGNDEISRTALAFNQLMGRIAEVMVSVRDSAESVSTASKQIAAGNVDLSARTEEQAASLEQTAASMEELTSTVRQNADNARQATGLASNASEIAGRGNDVVSNVVGTMDEIHASSSKIADIIGMIEGIAFQTNILALNAAVEAARAGEQGRGFAVVAGEVRSLAQRSSTAAKEIKELIDTSVGQVNAGSEQVGRAGTTMQEIIGAVSRVTDIMGEIAAASDEQSRGIDQVGQAVSQMDEVTQQNAALVEQAAAAAQSLEDQAKKLHAAVNTFRL, from the coding sequence ATGACAATCAAGCTCAAACTCCAGATCCTCATGTTCGTCACGCTGGTCGCGATAGCGGGAGGCATCGTCGTGACGGCGCTCGGCTTTCGCTCGGTCGACGAAGCGCAGGCGGCTGCGCATCGCCGCGAAACGCAGGTGCGGGGGCTCACGGAGATCAAGGCGAGCGCGTTGTCCACCGTTGAACTGGACGCGGCGTCCGACGACACGAAGCACATTTTCTCGGACGCCGAGCAAAACATCGCCAAATGGTCTGACGTTATCGCGCCGCTGTTCGCGTCGCCGGAGCAGCAGGAGCGTCTTCGCACGCTGCGCGCGCAATGGGCGGGCTATGACGACAAGTCGCGCCAGCTGATGACGCTCGCCGCGAACGATCCGAAAACGGCCGAGGAGAAGGTCGTCGATCTGTACCACTCGGACTTCGAGCCGATGCGCGCGTCGATCGAGTCGATCATCGGCGAAGCGAGCCGGCGCGGCCAGGTCGCGGCCGACACGGCGGAGCGCACGAGCCGCAACGCGGTGCTCACCGTCGTCATCGTGCTCGGCGTGGTGCTGGTCGTCGTGGTCGGCTGGATCTTCGTGCTGTCGCGTTCGATCCAGCGTTCGGTGGCCGGCATCGAGCGCACGCTCGAAGCGGCGAGCGCGGCGCTCGATCTGACGAAGCGCGCGCCGGTGTTCGGCAACGACGAGATCAGCCGCACCGCGCTTGCGTTCAACCAGTTGATGGGCCGCATCGCGGAAGTGATGGTTTCGGTCCGCGATTCGGCCGAGTCGGTCAGCACCGCGTCGAAGCAGATCGCAGCGGGCAACGTCGATCTGTCGGCGCGCACCGAGGAGCAGGCCGCGTCGCTCGAACAGACCGCCGCGAGCATGGAGGAACTGACCAGCACCGTGCGCCAGAACGCGGACAACGCGCGGCAGGCGACCGGCCTCGCATCGAACGCATCGGAGATCGCCGGGCGCGGCAACGACGTGGTGTCGAACGTCGTCGGCACGATGGACGAGATCCACGCGAGTTCGTCGAAGATCGCGGACATCATCGGGATGATCGAGGGGATCGCGTTTCAGACCAACATCCTTGCGCTGAACGCGGCGGTCGAGGCCGCGCGCGCCGGCGAACAGGGGCGCGGTTTCGCGGTGGTCGCGGGCGAGGTGCGTTCGCTCGCGCAGCGTTCGTCGACGGCCGCGAAGGAGATCAAGGAACTGATCGACACGTCGGTCGGCCAGGTGAACGCGGGCAGCGAGCAGGTCGGCCGCGCGGGCACGACGATGCAGGAGATCATCGGCGCGGTGTCGCGCGTGACCGACATCATGGGCGAGATCGCGGCCGCGTCCGACGAGCAGAGCCGCGGCATCGACCAGGTCGGCCAGGCGGTGTCGCAGATGGACGAGGTCACACAGCAGAATGCCGCGCTGGTCGAGCAGGCGGCCGCCGCCGCGCAGTCGCTCGAAGACCAGGCGAAGAAACTGCACGCGGCGGTCAACACGTTCCGGCTGTGA
- a CDS encoding c-type cytochrome translates to MTRARFAAALLAAAWYGGGAAEVASAADLAAGRAKAVQCQACHGLDGIAKIPEAPNLAGQNEDYLVKALNDFRSGARTNEMMSMVAKPLSDADIANLAAFYHSLGRQ, encoded by the coding sequence ATGACGCGTGCGCGCTTCGCGGCCGCCTTGCTCGCGGCCGCGTGGTACGGCGGCGGCGCGGCGGAGGTCGCGAGCGCGGCCGACCTCGCGGCCGGGCGCGCGAAGGCGGTGCAGTGCCAGGCGTGCCACGGCCTCGACGGCATCGCGAAGATTCCCGAAGCGCCGAATCTCGCGGGGCAGAACGAGGATTATCTGGTGAAGGCGCTGAACGACTTCCGGTCCGGCGCGCGCACGAACGAGATGATGTCGATGGTCGCGAAGCCGCTGTCCGATGCGGACATCGCGAATCTCGCGGCGTTCTATCACAGCCTGGGGCGTCAGTAG
- a CDS encoding PQQ-dependent sugar dehydrogenase — MNATLKLLPLAVTAAWLAAAPAAHAAQDNVTALSNFQQTGNTAPAEQVPQTGARADALRQNLKAIKLPPGFRIDLYAVVPDARHMAIEPSTGVVFVGTRKARVWQVTDRTKRRVADDVVAFASSVTFKVPNGVCFSPDGVLYIVEQNRVLAFPAAQFFGEGGPDVAAAVVVPQGKLIPTKFESFNHGARACRIGPDKKLYIALGQPWNVPPKDQLAELDRNGLAGIIRMDQDGKNRETYAHGVRNSVGLDFNPKDKTLWFTDNQVDGMGDDIPPGELNHAPQAGQNFGFPWYGGGHVRTAEYKDSTPPAGVVFPQVEYAAHAADLGMSFYTGKMFPDRYQGGIFAAEHGSWNRTKPIGARIVFTPVNDDGSVGQTEVFAEGWLAPDGEYMGRPVDVQQLQDGSLLVSDDYAGAIYRISYGSSK; from the coding sequence ATGAACGCAACGCTCAAGCTTCTGCCGCTCGCCGTGACCGCCGCGTGGCTCGCCGCCGCGCCGGCCGCGCATGCCGCGCAGGACAACGTGACCGCGCTGTCGAACTTCCAGCAGACCGGCAACACCGCGCCGGCCGAACAGGTGCCGCAGACCGGCGCGCGCGCCGATGCGCTGCGCCAGAACCTGAAGGCGATCAAGCTGCCGCCGGGGTTCCGGATCGACCTGTACGCGGTGGTCCCCGACGCGCGCCACATGGCGATCGAGCCATCGACCGGCGTCGTGTTCGTCGGCACCCGCAAGGCGCGCGTGTGGCAGGTGACGGACCGCACGAAACGCCGCGTCGCCGACGATGTCGTCGCGTTCGCGAGTTCGGTCACGTTCAAGGTGCCGAACGGCGTGTGCTTCTCGCCGGACGGCGTGCTGTACATCGTCGAGCAGAACCGCGTGCTCGCGTTCCCGGCCGCGCAGTTCTTCGGGGAGGGCGGCCCGGACGTCGCGGCGGCGGTCGTCGTGCCGCAGGGCAAGCTGATCCCGACGAAGTTCGAGAGCTTCAACCATGGCGCGCGCGCGTGCCGGATCGGGCCGGACAAGAAGCTGTACATCGCGCTCGGCCAGCCGTGGAACGTGCCGCCGAAAGACCAGTTGGCCGAACTCGACCGCAACGGTCTCGCCGGCATCATCCGGATGGACCAGGACGGCAAGAACCGCGAGACCTACGCGCACGGCGTGCGCAATTCGGTCGGCCTCGACTTCAACCCGAAGGACAAGACGCTGTGGTTCACCGACAACCAGGTGGACGGCATGGGCGACGACATTCCGCCCGGCGAGCTGAACCACGCGCCGCAGGCCGGCCAGAACTTCGGTTTCCCGTGGTACGGCGGCGGCCACGTCCGCACGGCCGAATACAAGGACAGCACGCCGCCCGCCGGCGTCGTGTTCCCGCAGGTCGAATACGCGGCGCACGCGGCCGACCTCGGCATGTCGTTCTATACCGGCAAGATGTTCCCCGACAGGTACCAGGGCGGCATCTTCGCGGCCGAACACGGTTCATGGAACCGCACGAAGCCGATCGGCGCGCGCATCGTGTTCACGCCGGTCAACGACGACGGCTCGGTCGGGCAGACCGAGGTGTTCGCGGAAGGCTGGCTCGCGCCGGACGGCGAATACATGGGCCGGCCGGTGGACGTGCAGCAGTTGCAGGACGGCTCGCTGCTCGTGTCGGACGACTACGCGGGCGCGATCTATCGCATCTCGTACGGGTCGTCGAAATGA